One window of Xylocopa sonorina isolate GNS202 chromosome 9, iyXylSono1_principal, whole genome shotgun sequence genomic DNA carries:
- the Mi-2 gene encoding chromodomain-helicase-DNA-binding protein Mi-2 homolog isoform X1, whose product MASDEEVDESYAGEDDLDETGGQVSNINQQVDGSSDAEESQRLEEDDDYEPEERKKKKGKKRKARSEDKKGKKKKKKKKSDSGDESDFGGGGETGDVAGDDSDYAGNRKSRKSSSRKSSGHNAPAPPSQEPTTGMPTIEEVCNTFGLTDVQIEYTDADFQNLTTYKLFQQHVRPLLAKENPKVPMSKLMMLVAAKWRDFSELNPHTQPDADVPSANVDEDSRNARANRSNAVQEGEDEEDDDEDSDRKRKSRGSRAKKGKKASKVPTLKIKLGKRKRGSSDEEAEGSGAGTDRDSDMEFEQMLADAEEPSGADGTNKGNAEEGGVEPPAEPPVRRKAKTKIGNKTKKKKKTKTTSKFPDGEEGLQTDHQDYCEVCQQGGEIILCDTCPRAYHLVCLEPELEETPEGKWSCPHCEGEGIAGAAEDDDEHMEFCRICKDGGELLCCDSCTSAYHTHCLNPPLSEIPDGDWKCPRCSCPPIRGKVAKILTWRWKECPEAPSEEPSTSKAAPKQRRIREFFVKWADMSYWHCDWITELQLDVFHPLMFRNYSRKYDMDEPPKLEEPLDESDSRVKRLKEQDGATNRDEYNLEERFYRYGVRPEWLVVHRVINHRLSRDGRATYLVKWRELGYDQATWEDEHEDIPGLKQAIEYYLDLRAANCCDGSSSRKGKKGEKSKSKKSKTRELIDDEERTPKRYTPPPDKPTTDLKKKYERQPDYLDQTGMQLHPYQLEGLNWLRYSWGQGIDTILADEMGLGKTIQTITFLYSLYKEGHCKGPFLVSVPLSTIINWEREFETWAPDFYCVTYVGDKDSRIVIRENELSFEEGAVRGGRASKIRSNQIKFNVLLTSYELISIDSACLGSIDWAVLVVDEAHRLKSNQSKFFRLLASYNIAYKLLLTGTPLQNNLEELFHLLNFLCRDKFNDLAAFQNEFADISKEEQVKKLHELLGPHMLRRLKADVLKNMPSKSEFIVRVELSPMQKKYYKYILTRNFEALNPKGGGQQVSLLNIMMDLKKCCNHPYLFPAASQEAPTAPNGSYETSALIKAAGKLVLLSKMLKKLRDDGHRVLIFSQMTKMLDILEDYLEGEGYKYERIDGNITGAQRQEAIDRFNAPGAQQFVFLLSTRAGGLGINLATADTVIIYDSDWNPHNDIQAFSRAHRIGQANKVMIYRFVTRNSVEERVTQVAKRKMMLTHLVVRPGMGGKGANFSKQELDDILRFGTEELFKEEEGKEDEAIHYDDKAVAELLDRSKEGIEQKENWANEYLSSFKVASYVTKEGETEEEADTEIIKQEAENTDPAYWIKLLRHHYEQQQEDIARTLGKGKRIRKQVNYNDGGVTGDQSTRDDQPWQENLSDYNSDFSAPSDDDKEDDDFDEKGDGDLLSRRSRRRLERRDEKDRPLPPLLARVNGNIEVLGFNARQRKAFLNAIMRYGMPPQDAFNSQCIFSHFRLVRDLRGKSEKNFKAYVSLFMRHLCEPGADNAETFADGVPREGLSRQHVLTRIGVMSLIRKKVQEFEHINGYYSMPEMIRKPVEPVKVDGSGDGATGTSSTSATPATSNAPSPSPAATPTPTTVPGSTTTDSNKTNSDASEMKESKDDQKDKESADGKDAKEELKDSKEEEESNTEKDKDKEDIKKEEKDMDAETADKDKDKGEIKDEKSLMKRDEKVESNENKPKQEPEEDVVIVKDDEDETEKREEKDGKDKDVKDCDSEVIKPKRKFMFNIADGGFTELHTLWLNEEKAAVPGREYEIWHRRHDYWLLAGIVTHGYGRWQDIQNDIRFAIINEPFKMDVGKGNFLEIKNKFLARRFKLLEQALVIEEQLRRAAYLNLTQDPNHPAMSLNARFAEVECLAESHQHLSKESLAGNKPANAVLHKVLNQLEELLSDMKSDVSRLPATLARIPPVAQRLQMSERSILSRLAATAPGGSSSQSGQAALLAQQFPAGFSGGQLPATFAGAANFGNFRPQYSVPGQPPQGFTGS is encoded by the exons ATGGCGTCCGATGAGGAGGTGGACGAAAGCTACGCGG GGGAAGATGACTTAGATGAAACTGGAGGTCAAGTTTCAAACATTAATCAACAAGTAGATGGTTCATCTGATGCCGAGGAGTCTCAAAGACTA GAGGAGGACGATGATTATGAGccagaagagagaaaaaagaaaaaggggaaGAAACGGAAAGCCCGTAGTGAAGAcaaaaagggaaagaaaaagaagaaaaagaaaaaatctgACTCTGGAGAT GAAAGTGACTTTGGAGGAGGTGGTGAGACTGGTGACGTTGCTGGAGATGACAGTGACTATGCTGGAAATAGGAAAAGTAGAAAATCTTCCTCCAGAAAATCCTCTGGTCACAATGCACCTGCTCCTCCCAGTCAGGAACCAACAACGGGAATGCCTACAATCGAGGAAGTCTGTAATACCTTTGGGTTGACTGATGTACAAATTGAATACACAGATGCAGATTTTCAAAACTTAACTACCTATAAATTATTTCAACAACACGTCAGACCGCTTTTGGCGAAGGAGAATCCAAAA GTTCCAATGTCTAAGCTCATGATGTTAGTGGCCGCTAAATGGCGTGATTTTTCCGAATTAAATCCTCATACGCAACCAGACGCGGATGTGCCGTCCGCGAATGTGGATGAGGATAGCAGAAACGCGAGGGCGAATCGCAGTAATGCGGTGCAAGAAGGTGAAGACGAAGAAGACGACGATGAGGACAGTGATAGAAAACGAAAATCTCGAGGATCCCGGGCGAAGAAGGGAAAAAAAGCTTCGAAAGTACCGACGCTTAAGATTAAGCTTGGGAAACGTAAACGAGGAAGCTCGGATGAAGAGGCGGAGGGCAGCGGTGCTGGTACCGACAGAGATTCAGATATGGAGTTTGAGCAGATGTTGGCAGATGCAGAGGAGCCTTCTGGCGCAGACGGAACAAATAAGGGAAATGCAGAGGAAGGTGGAGTCGAGCCACCGGCAGAACCACCGGTTCGCAGGAAGGCAAAAACTAAAATCGGAAATAAgactaaaaagaagaaaaagacgaAAACTACGTCGAAATTTCCAGATGGAGAGGAAGGTCTTCAG ACTGATCATCAGGATTATTGCGAAGTGTGCCAACAAGGTGGTGAAATTATTCTTTGCGACACGTGTCCCAGAGCTTATCACTTAGTTTGTCTAGAACCGGAATTAGAAGAAACACCAGAAGGAAAATGGAGTTGCCCTCACTGTGAAGGAGAAGGTATTGCAG GCGCCGCTGAAGATGACGATGAACACATGGAGTTCTGTAGAATATGTAAAGATGGTGGTGAATTGCTATGCTGTGATAGCTGTACCAGCGCGTATCACACACACTGTTTAAATCCGCCGCTCTCAGAAATTCCTGACGGTGACTGGAAGTGTCCTAGATGTTCTTGTCCACCAATACGTGGAAAAg TTGCAAAGATTTTGACATGGAGGTGGAAGGAATGTCCAGAAGCACCTTCAGAGGAACCTTCGACAAGTAAAGCTGCTCCTAAACAGCGCAGGATTCGTGAATTTTTCGTGAAATGGGCAGACATGTCCTACTGGCATTGCGACTGGATCACAGAATTACAACTTGACGTTTTTCATCCTCTTATGTTCAG AAATTACTCGCGGAAATACGACATGGACGAACCTCCGAAATTGGAGGAGCCATTGGACGAAAGTGATTCCCGTGTGAAACGTTTGAAAGAGCAGGATGGTGCTACCAATAGGGACGAATATAACTTAGAAGAACGATTCTATCGTTATGGAGTACGTCCAGAATGGCTTGTAGTGCACCGAGTAATTAATCATAGACTGTCGAGAGACGGCAGAGCGACGTATCTCGTTAAATGGAGGGAATTAGGATACGATCAGGCAACTTGGGAAGATGAACACGAAGATATTCCCGGATTGAAGCAGGCCATCGAGTATTACTTGGATCTGAGAGCCGCGAATTGCTGTGATGGTAGCTCTTCACGAAAGGGCAAGAAGGGTGAGAAGA GTAAAAGCAAGAAATCAAAGACTCGTGAACTGATCGACGACGAAGAGAGAACGCCTAAAAGGTACACTCCTCCGCCTGACAAACCAACAACAGATCTCAAGAAAAAATATGAGCGACAACCGGATTACTTAGATCAGACTGGAATGCAGTTGCATCCTTATCAGTTAGAA GGCTTAAATTGGTTAAGATATTCGTGGGGCCAAGGAATAGATACTATTTTAGCAGACGAGATGGGTCTGGGAAAAACCATACAGACTATCACTTTCCTCTATTCATTGTACAAAGAAGGCCACTGTAAGGGACCATTCCTCGTATCTGTCCCTTTATCGACCATTATTAATTGGGAACGTGAATTCGAAACTTGGGCACCTGATTTCTATTGCGTTACTTATGTTG GTGATAAGGATAGTCGTATTGTAATTCGTGAAAATGAATTATCTTTCGAAGAGGGTGCTGTTCGTGGAGGTCGAGCGTCAAAGATCCGATCGAATCAAATTAAATTCAACGTGCTACTTACGAGTTATGAATTAATTTCGATCGATTCTGCCTGCCTAGGATCGATAGACTGGGCTGTGCTCGTAGTAGACGAGGCGCATAGGCTAAAATCCAACCAGTCGAAGTTCTTCAGACTATTGGCATCTTATAATATCGCCTATAAATTATTGTTAACTGGTACTCCCTTGCAAAACAACCTGGAGGAATTGTTTCATCTACTGAATTTCCTCTGTCGCGATAAATTTAATGATTTAGCAGCGTTCCAAAATGAATTTGCCGACATCTCGAAAGAGGAGCAGGTAAAGAAGTTGCACGAGCTGCTTGGACCGCACATGTTGAGGAGATTGAAGGCTGACGTATTAAAA AATATGCCAAGCAAATCAGAGTTCATCGTTCGCGTTGAACTATCACCCATGCAGaagaaatattataaatatatattgacGAGAAACTTCGAGGCATTAAATCCTAAAGGCGGGGGTCAACAAGTGTCATTGTTGAACATTATGATGGACCTTAAAAAGTGCTGCAACCATCCTTATTTATTCCCAGCCGCATCTCAAGAAGCACCAACTGCGCCAAATGGAAGCTACGAAACGTCCGCGTTGATCAAAGCAGCGGGAAAACTGGTGTTGCTGAGCAAAATGTTGAAAAAACTAAGAGACGACGGACATAGAGTGCTGATCTTCTCTCAAATGACAAAAATGTTGGATATTCTTGAAGATTACCTAGAAGGTGAAGGTTACAAATACGAACGAATAGATGGTAATATTACTGGCGCACAGCGACAGGAAGCCATTGATAGATTTAATGCACCTG GTGCACAGCAATTCGTGTTTCTATTATCGACTCGTGCCGGTGGTTTGGGTATAAACTTGGCCACTGCGGATACTGTGATCATCTACGACTCGGATTGGAACCCGCATAATGATATTCAAGCGTTCAGTAGAGCTCACAGAATCGGACAAGCCAATAAAGTCATGATCTATAGATTCGTGACACGTAACTCTGTAGAGGAACGTGTCACGCAAGTGGCAAAACGTAAAATGATGTTGACGCATTTAGTTGTGAGACCTGGCATGGGTGGTAAAGGTGCCAACTTCAGCAAGCAAGAACTCGATGATATTTTACGATTTG GTACCGAGGAACTGTTCAAAGAAGAAGAAGGTAAAGAGGACGAAGCTATTCACTACGATGACAAAGCTGTGGCTGAATTGTTAGACAGAAGCAAGGAAGGTATCGAGCAGAAAGAAAATTGGGCCAACGAATATTTAAGTTCTTTCAAAGTTGCGTCGTATGTAACGAAAGAAGGGGAAACGGAAGAAGAGGCAGATACAGAAATAATCAAACAAGAAGCTGAGAACACAGATCCGGCTTACTGGATTAAATTATTGAGGCATCATTACGAACAGCAGCAAGAAGATATCGCTAGAACGCTTGGGAAAG GTAAACGAATACGTAAGCAGGTGAACTATAACGACGGTGGTGTGACCGGAGATCAAAGTACAAGGGACGACCAACCTTGGCAGGAAAATTTATCCGATTACAACAGCGACTTCAGTGCTCCCAGTGACGATGACAAAGAAGACGACGACTTCGATGAGAAAGGAGATGGCGATCTGTTGTCCCGTAGAAGTAGGCGTAGATTGGAAAGGAGAGACGAAAAGGATCGTCCTCTACCTCCGTTACTTGCCAGAGTCAATGGAAACATTGAA GTGTTAGGCTTCAATGCTAGACAGAGAAAAGCATTCCTGAATGCGATCATGCGTTACGGTATGCCACCGCAGGACGCGTTCAATTCTCAGTG TATATTTTCGCATTTTAGGCTAGTGCGTGATCTAAGGGGTAAGTCGGAGAAGAACTTCAAAGCGTACGTTTCCCTCTTCATGCGTCACCTCTGCGAACCTGGTGCGGACAACGCCGAAACGTTCGCGGACGGTGTTCCAAGAGAAGGTCTCAGCAGGCAGCACGTTCTAACAAGAATAGGTGTTATGTCTCTGATAAGGAAAAAG GTACAAGAATTTGAGCACATAAATGGATACTACTCGATGCCAGAAATGATTCGAAAGCCGGTAGAACCTGTTAAAGTAGACGGCAGTGGGGATGGTGCAACTGGAACCAGTAGTACCAGTGCCACCCCTGCCACTTCCAATGCACCTAGCCCAAGTCCAGCTGCGACTCCAACGCCGACAACTGTCCCTGGATCCACAACCACTGATTCCAATAAAACGAACTCGGACGCATCTGAAATGAAAGAATCCAAGGACGACCAGAAGGATAAAGAG AGTGCCGACGGAAAGGATGCGAAAGAAGAATTAAAAGATTCCAAAGAGGAAGAGGAGAGTAATACGGAGAAGGATAAAGACAAGGAAGATATAAAGAAGGAAGAAAAGGATATGGATGCGGAAACAGCGGATAAGGATAAGGATAAAGGAGAAATAAAAGATGAAAAGTCATTAATGAAACGTGACGAGAAAGTGGAAAGTAACGAGAATAAGCCAAAACAAGAACCCGAGGAAGATGTTGTTATCGTTAAAGATGACGAAGACGAAACTGAAAAACGAGAG GAAAAGGATGGCAAAGATAAAGATGTAAAGGACTGTGATTCGGAAGTGATAAAGCCCAAACGCAAATTTATGTTTAACATCGCCGATGGTGGTTTTACGGAGTTACACACATTATGGTTGAACGAAGAAAAAGCAGCTGTACCTGGTCGTGAGTATGAAATATGGCATCGAAGACACGATTATTGGTTGCTAGCTGGCATCGTTACACATGGCTATGGTCGCTGGCAAGATATTCAGAACGATATCAG GTTCGCGATAATAAATGAACCATTCAAGATGGACGTAGGCAAGGGTAACTTCTTAGAAATAAAGAATAAATTCCTAGCTCGACGATTCAAGCTATTGGAACAAGCGTTAGTGATAGAGGAGCAGTTGAGAAGAGCAGCGTACCTGAACTTAACGCAGGATCCTAATCACCCTGCGATGAGTCTGAATGCAAGATTTGCTGAAGTCGAGTGCCTTGCAGAATCGCACCAACATCTTAGTAAAGAAAGTCTTGCTGGGAATAAACCAGCGAATGCTGTATTGCATAAA GTACTAAATCAATTGGAGGAACTGTTGTCAGACATGAAATCCGACGTGAGCCGTTTACCAGCCACATTAGCTCGTATTCCACCTGTTGCTCAAAGACTTCAGATGTCCGAGAGGTCGATACTGAGTCGATTGGCGGCCACTGCGCCAGGTGGGAGCAGTTCTCAGTCGGGTCAAGCAGCGTTACTCGCGCAGCAATTTCCTGCAGGCTTCTCTGGCGGACAATTGCCGGCTACGTTCGCGGGTGCGGCCAATTTCGGCAACTTTAGACCACAATACTCAGTACCCGGCCAGCCGCCGCAGGGATTCACAGGTTCGTAA